A region from the Lolium perenne isolate Kyuss_39 chromosome 4, Kyuss_2.0, whole genome shotgun sequence genome encodes:
- the LOC127346920 gene encoding uncharacterized protein, giving the protein MSASVAVVITTDLPYQDRHVMFFYIIPRSWEQDEYQKLFDLVNLDLRMKAHQSKNPDNRKLRDNISWETISDKLTTRNHKNCCLKWYDTLASPMVRKGIWADVDDYLLVEALQKDDAVCVEDYWLSLFVCWIDHWSGEVCRQRWNQMVRGLGGHREKPFIEQLDVLSRCYCPEMIEYRKPEE; this is encoded by the exons ATGAGCGCAAGCGTCGCCGTGGTCATTACAACTGATCTACCTTATCAG GATCGTCATGTGATGTTTTTTTACATCATACCCA GGTCTTGGGAACAGGATGAGTACCAAAAGTTATTTGATTTGGTGAACCTTGATTTGCGTATGAAAGCTCATCAAAGCAAAAATCCTGATAATCGGAAG CTAAGGGATAACATTTCCTGGGAGACCATCAGTGATAAATTAACCACCCGTAATCACAAGAATTGCTGCCTCAAATG GTACGATACATTAGCATCTCCGATGGTTAGGAAAGGAATTTGGGCAGATGTTGATGATTATCTACTGGTGGAAGC GCTTCAGAAGGATGATGCTGTCTGCGTTGAAGAT TACTGGTTATCTCTCTTTGTGTGCTGGATCGATCACTG GTCTGGGGAGGTCTGTCGTCAAAGATGGAACCAGATGGTCCGTGGCCTTGGCGGCCACAGGGAGAAGCCTTTCATCGAGCAGCTCGACGTGCTCTCCAGGTGCTACTGCCCAGAAATGATCGAGTACAGGAAACCGGAGGAGTGA
- the LOC127346921 gene encoding uncharacterized protein, which produces MAPPSPPSPARPLRGRFPPESTPADHRRLTGSAPPLLASKTGSGGRMITMDPEILQLQYMALRTFLKVLKKQVLINFQSFNTPALNYLCTLSLLADEALLDILSYIHSLVPLRDAARAACVSHRFRSSWRCFPNLTFNLETLGLNKHQHREDEGRAKNVVESALGLNKHQHREDEGRAKNVVDRVNHILQNHSGVGVRTLELNLRACRDVITADYVESWLKLAVKPGIMELGVYLPSDLAYNFSCSLFSDEATSSLESLFLLCCDFHPTSGTGCWRSLTSVCLSSVRITEEGLGCFLASTFALEKLSLSGCNEMVILKIPSLLQHLSFLEVSHCRMVQIIESDAPKLSTFSYVGRPIKISFGDSSVVKNMYVSSSSDSGIVQFARTRLPSIASNLQTLTLSTYREAFSTPMVPDKFPHLKNLDIYLTGRDNFRGYDFFSLVSFLEASPALEYFNLFAGEHGNLRRDSILGDSSREMRRVPGFHHDSLKRLCITGFCSAKSMVELICQVLENTPSLQVLVLDTTLGFDSVFVPPGKCHIMGKEALDEANRAVEAFRMHVEGKVPSSVGFMVWEPCKRCNTPKFIHT; this is translated from the exons atggcgccgccgtcgccgccgtcaccGGCGCGGCCTCTTCGTGGCCGTTTTCCTCCCG AGAGCACGCCCGCCGACCACAGGCGCCTCACTGGCTCAGCACCGCCTCTCCTCGCCAGCAAGACAGGCTCTGGAGGGAGGATG ATAACCATGGATCCAGAGATTCTTCAGTTACAGTACATGGCCCTCCGGACATTTTTGAAGGTTCTGAAAAAACAAGTCTTGATAAACTTCCAGAG TTTTAATACTCCTGCATTGAACTATCTCTGCACATTATCTCTGTTGGCAGACGAGGCACTGCTG GATATCTTGAGCTATATACATTCTCTTGTGCCACTACGGGATGCTGCTCGTGCTGCATGTGTATCTCATCGATTTCGAAGTTCCTGGAGATGCTTTCCTAACCTCACATTCAATCTGGAAACATTGGGCTTGAATAAGCATCAGCACAGAGAAGACGAAGGAAGAGCAAAGAATGTGGTGGAGTCAGCATTGGGCTTGAATAAGCATCAGCACAGAGAAGACGAAGGAAGAGCAAAGAATGTTGTTGACAGAGTCAACCACATTCTTCAGAACCACTCTGGTGTTGGTGTGAGGACTCTTGAGCTTAATCTTCGCGCTTGTCGTGATGTCATAACAGCTGATTATGTGGAAAGCTGGCTTAAACTTGCTGTTAAGCCTGGAATCATGGAACTTGGTGTTTATCTGCCTTCAGACCTGGCATACAACTTTTCATGCTCGCTTTTCTCCGACGAGGCTACAAGCTCGCTTGAGTCTCTTTTCCTCTTATGTTGTGATTTTCATCCGACATCAGGAACTGGTTGCTGGAGAAGCTTGACGAGTGTGTGCCTGTCCTCTGTCCGAATCACCGAGGAGGGACTTGGGTGCTTTCTTGCCAGTACTTTTGCCTTGGAGAAGTTGTCTCTATCGGGTTGCAATGAGATGGTTATCTTGAAGATACCTTCTCTTCTGCAACATCTGAGTTTCCTTGAGGTGTCACATTGCAGAATGGTACAGATAATAGAGAGTGATGCTCCAAAGCTCTCCACTTTTAGCTATGTAGGGCGCCCCATAAAAATATCATTCGGGGACTCGTCTGTGGTGAAGAACATGTATGTGAGTAGTTCATCAGACTCTGGTATTGTCCAATTCGCTCGGACCAGGCTTCCCTCGATTGCTTCGAATCTCCAAACTCTTACCCTATCAACATATAGAGAG GCGTTCAGTACACCAATGGTGCCTGACAAATTCCCCCATCTGAAGAACTTGGATATTTATCTTACTGGAAGAGACAATTTCAGAGGCTATGATTTCTTCTCTCTGGTTTCTTTTCTAGAAGCTTCGCCTGCCTTGGAATATTTCAACTTGTTT GCAGGTGAACATGGAAATTTAAGGCGTGATTCGATTCTTGGAGACTCCAGCCGAGAAATGCGGCGGGTTCCAGGGTTCCACCATGACAGCCTCAAGAGATTGTGCATCACTGGATTTTGCTCCGCGAAGAGCATGGTTGAGCTGATATGTCAAGTTCTCGAGAACACCCCGTCACTGCAAGTTTTAGTGCTCGACACCACCCTTGGTTTTGACAGCGTATTTGTGCCACCTGGCAAATGCCACATCATGGGCaaagaagctctcgacgaagctaATAGAGCTGTTGAGGCTTTTAGAATGCATGTCGAGGGAAAAGTACCCTCAAGTGTTGGCTTCATGGTTTGGGAGCCTTGCAAACGGTGCAATACTCCCAAATTTATACATACCTAG